The following are from one region of the Actinomyces sp. oral taxon 897 genome:
- a CDS encoding glycosyltransferase, with product MDAELFAAQVSDLLGAETVSMSVTPRVRAVIDRLGAAWVASALRPLLLLRGADQTLSAELHVCDRQPMTYVAQTRGAGHEGVVLVGDGRGLSAGHLTLPGPGVLDGSAPFAIGPQDTTWMRLASGAYGRLYRHLPLGLDTYRQWCNHRRRLDLRAGSWSSATTGAGPGAGQRTMWVAMHWAEEGGAESWAWAQARLAAQAGFNLVITTDRAAPQRLLDQALSLTPHVYSAGNAVPVSEFPRLAMALMDRHQVTDIHIHHSLLAYRALPLVRALYPGTRVEDSTHVVEYRGGGFVGMSVAADGMIDLHHVISPQLLRLYRQAGVPRHKVVYRPLTQVGAPGRARARRPVAGAPVRVGFLGRFSVQKRPYLFQRVAAVLSRGLPGRFAFIMQGAGELEGTILKDSRRLRLGDTIEYRRWGPAEDLLQDVDVLLVPSENEGLTLTALEADAVGVLVVSADVGSQDSVVAQEALLPAQPVAFMAEAVRLLNRLARHPSLRVRLLAEQHRKVGEVERAESASSFFSHHYQKLVSP from the coding sequence ATGGATGCCGAGCTGTTCGCCGCCCAGGTCTCCGACCTGCTGGGGGCGGAGACCGTCTCAATGTCGGTGACGCCCAGGGTGAGGGCGGTTATCGACCGCCTGGGGGCGGCCTGGGTCGCCTCCGCCCTGCGCCCGCTCCTGCTGCTCAGGGGCGCTGACCAGACACTGTCCGCGGAGCTTCACGTCTGTGACCGCCAGCCAATGACCTACGTGGCCCAGACCCGGGGAGCCGGCCATGAAGGAGTCGTCCTGGTCGGGGACGGCCGGGGCCTGTCCGCCGGGCACCTGACCCTCCCCGGCCCGGGCGTACTGGACGGGTCGGCACCGTTCGCCATAGGGCCGCAGGACACCACCTGGATGCGGCTGGCCTCCGGGGCCTACGGGCGCTTGTACCGCCACCTCCCGCTGGGCCTGGACACCTACCGCCAGTGGTGCAACCACCGCCGTCGCCTGGATCTACGAGCTGGCTCCTGGAGCAGCGCCACCACCGGGGCCGGTCCTGGCGCGGGACAGCGGACCATGTGGGTGGCCATGCACTGGGCCGAGGAGGGAGGTGCCGAGTCGTGGGCCTGGGCCCAGGCCAGGCTTGCGGCCCAGGCCGGCTTCAACCTGGTCATCACCACCGACCGCGCCGCGCCGCAACGCCTTCTGGACCAGGCCCTGAGCCTGACCCCCCACGTCTACAGCGCGGGTAACGCCGTCCCGGTCTCGGAGTTCCCCCGTCTCGCCATGGCCCTCATGGACAGGCACCAGGTCACCGATATCCACATCCACCACTCACTCCTGGCCTACCGGGCGCTCCCCCTTGTCCGCGCCCTCTACCCCGGCACCAGGGTGGAGGACTCCACCCACGTGGTGGAGTACCGCGGTGGTGGTTTCGTGGGGATGTCCGTCGCCGCTGACGGCATGATCGACCTGCACCACGTCATCTCCCCCCAGCTCCTCCGCCTTTACCGTCAGGCGGGTGTACCTCGGCACAAGGTCGTCTACCGGCCCCTGACACAGGTCGGGGCACCTGGTCGGGCCCGGGCCCGGCGGCCGGTAGCGGGCGCCCCTGTGCGCGTCGGCTTCCTGGGCCGTTTCTCGGTGCAGAAGCGTCCTTATCTTTTCCAGCGCGTCGCGGCGGTGCTCTCACGGGGCCTCCCGGGACGTTTTGCGTTCATTATGCAGGGCGCCGGTGAGCTCGAGGGGACGATCCTCAAGGACAGCCGGAGGCTGCGGCTCGGGGACACGATAGAGTACCGGCGGTGGGGGCCGGCGGAGGACCTCCTGCAGGACGTTGACGTGCTGCTTGTCCCCTCCGAGAACGAGGGGCTGACTCTGACCGCGCTCGAGGCCGACGCCGTGGGCGTGCTCGTGGTGTCAGCCGACGTCGGCTCCCAGGACTCCGTCGTCGCCCAGGAGGCCCTGCTCCCGGCGCAGCCCGTCGCCTTCATGGCCGAGGCCGTCCGCCTGCTGAACCGGCTCGCACGACACCCCTCCCTGCGGGTCCGGCTCCTGGCCGAGCAGCACCGCAAGGTGGGCGAGGTCGAGCGCGCGGAGTCGGCTAGCTCGTTCTTTTCCCACCACTACCAGAAGCTGGTGTCCCCGTGA
- a CDS encoding ABC transporter ATP-binding protein: protein MSEIIRVDSVIKEFRIQNTHTLKDRLVWTLRGRRNQLTHEFRALDDVSFRVNEGDSIALIGYNGSGKSTMLKLISGVMQPTAGKIGVRGRMAGLIEVGAGFHPDLTGRENVFLNGAILGMTRTEIEDAFDDIVRFSEIEQFIDTEVRFYSSGMFLRLAFSVAVHTDPDIFLIDEILAVGDEPFQRKCLDRIRQMQEMGRSLVIVSHDLNMVRELCTRGIMLQQGKLVVDDTAEKAVSVLREA, encoded by the coding sequence ATGTCAGAGATCATCAGGGTCGACTCCGTCATCAAGGAGTTCCGTATCCAGAACACCCACACGCTCAAGGACCGTCTGGTGTGGACCCTGCGGGGCAGGCGTAACCAGCTCACTCACGAGTTCCGGGCCCTGGATGACGTCTCGTTCCGGGTCAACGAGGGGGACTCGATCGCCCTCATCGGTTACAACGGCTCGGGGAAGTCCACCATGCTCAAGCTGATCTCCGGGGTCATGCAGCCCACCGCCGGGAAGATCGGCGTCCGCGGCAGGATGGCGGGCCTGATCGAGGTGGGCGCCGGGTTCCACCCCGACCTGACGGGGCGGGAGAACGTGTTCCTTAACGGGGCCATCCTGGGAATGACCCGAACGGAGATCGAGGACGCGTTCGACGACATCGTGCGGTTCTCCGAGATCGAGCAGTTCATCGACACCGAGGTCAGGTTCTACTCCTCCGGCATGTTCCTGCGCCTGGCGTTCTCGGTAGCGGTCCACACCGACCCGGACATCTTCCTCATTGACGAGATCCTTGCCGTCGGGGACGAGCCGTTCCAGCGAAAGTGCCTGGACCGTATACGTCAGATGCAGGAGATGGGGCGCTCCCTGGTCATTGTGAGCCACGACCTCAACATGGTCAGGGAGCTCTGCACCAGGGGCATTATGCTCCAGCAGGGCAAGCTGGTCGTGGACGATACCGCTGAGAAGGCGGTCAGCGTCCTCAGGGAGGCGTAG
- a CDS encoding ABC transporter permease gives MSSIADQEFVTPGRSSGLFEVIKQPYLTSLIVHKELRARYRGSVFGMLWSYAKPATQFLVFYYAIGVFMRMNDQVPNYVIYMFSGVILINYFSEIFGNATRSVVGNAPLVKKIYLPRELFPVSSMLVALVHFLPQVVTLLVGALYMGWWPSLTSVAAILVGFVIVTFFALGLGLLTGAVNVFYRDSENFVDLILMMATWLSPVLYTWSMVYKALGQVWGGALWYVYQLNPLTIAVELFHYGFWEATLDGTGGVVVSAVMPGMTRWVLLALVTSCLVLLLGETVFRKLDSQFAQEL, from the coding sequence GTGAGTTCGATCGCCGACCAGGAGTTTGTGACGCCGGGCCGTTCCTCCGGTCTCTTCGAGGTTATTAAGCAGCCCTACCTGACGTCGCTGATCGTGCACAAGGAGCTTCGGGCCCGTTACCGGGGCTCGGTCTTCGGTATGCTGTGGAGCTACGCCAAGCCCGCTACGCAGTTCCTGGTCTTCTACTATGCCATCGGCGTGTTCATGCGGATGAACGACCAGGTGCCGAACTACGTCATCTACATGTTCTCCGGCGTCATTCTCATCAACTATTTCAGTGAGATATTCGGGAACGCCACGCGCTCTGTCGTCGGCAACGCCCCCCTCGTGAAGAAGATCTACCTGCCTCGTGAGCTCTTCCCGGTCTCCTCCATGCTGGTAGCCCTCGTGCACTTCCTGCCCCAGGTGGTCACCCTTCTCGTGGGCGCCCTGTACATGGGGTGGTGGCCCTCGTTGACCAGCGTCGCCGCGATCCTCGTGGGTTTTGTGATCGTGACCTTCTTCGCTCTCGGCCTGGGACTGCTCACCGGGGCGGTCAACGTGTTCTACCGGGACTCTGAGAACTTCGTCGACCTCATCCTCATGATGGCGACCTGGCTGTCCCCGGTCCTGTACACCTGGAGCATGGTGTACAAGGCGCTGGGGCAGGTGTGGGGCGGCGCCCTGTGGTACGTCTACCAGCTTAACCCGCTCACGATCGCCGTCGAGCTGTTCCACTACGGCTTCTGGGAGGCGACTCTCGACGGCACGGGCGGGGTCGTGGTGTCCGCCGTGATGCCTGGCATGACGAGGTGGGTGCTGCTCGCCCTGGTGACCTCCTGCCTGGTGCTCCTCCTTGGTGAGACAGTGTTCCGTAAGCTTGACTCCCAGTTCGCCCAGGAGCTATAG
- the glf gene encoding UDP-galactopyranose mutase: MSYDVVVVGSGLFGLTVAERCANGLGLRVLVVERRDHIGGNAYSEADPVTGIEVHRYGAHLFHTSNERVWEYVNRFTSFTSYVHRVYTVHGGVVYPMPINLGTINQFFGAAYSPDEARRLVAEQAGELAGRDPGNLDDKGVSLIGRPLYEAFIKGYTGKQWQTDPRDLPASVISRLPVRYTYDNRYFSDRYEGLPVDGYTAWLERMADSPLIEVRTGVDFLDGSQPLSRDALRGRVPVVYTGAVDRYFDFCEGVLGWRTIDLVREYPDTGDFQGTSVMNYADADVGYTRIIEPRHFHPERDYPGDRTVIMKEYSRFAGEGDEPYYPVNTPRDRERLLAYRARAEAEPGVYFGGRLGTYQYLDMHMAIAAALNMFDNTITPHFHKGTVK; this comes from the coding sequence GTGAGTTATGATGTCGTGGTTGTTGGCTCGGGTTTGTTCGGGTTGACGGTGGCTGAGCGGTGTGCTAATGGGCTTGGTCTGAGGGTTCTTGTTGTTGAGCGGCGTGATCATATTGGTGGTAACGCGTACTCGGAGGCTGATCCGGTTACCGGTATCGAGGTGCACCGGTATGGTGCGCACCTGTTCCACACGTCTAACGAGCGGGTGTGGGAGTACGTGAACAGGTTCACGTCGTTCACGTCGTACGTGCACCGTGTGTACACGGTGCATGGTGGGGTGGTGTACCCGATGCCGATCAACCTGGGGACGATCAACCAGTTCTTTGGTGCGGCGTACTCTCCTGACGAGGCGCGTCGGTTGGTGGCGGAGCAGGCGGGTGAGCTGGCTGGCAGGGATCCGGGGAACCTGGACGACAAGGGGGTCAGCCTGATCGGGCGGCCGTTGTACGAGGCGTTCATCAAGGGGTACACGGGTAAGCAGTGGCAGACGGATCCGCGGGATCTGCCGGCGTCGGTGATCTCGCGGCTGCCGGTGCGGTACACGTACGACAACCGGTACTTCAGTGACCGGTACGAGGGGCTGCCGGTGGACGGTTACACGGCCTGGCTGGAGCGGATGGCGGACAGCCCGCTGATCGAGGTGCGTACGGGGGTGGACTTCCTGGACGGGTCGCAGCCGCTGAGCCGGGACGCGCTGCGGGGGCGGGTGCCGGTGGTGTACACCGGGGCGGTGGACCGGTACTTCGACTTCTGTGAGGGGGTGCTGGGGTGGCGGACGATCGACCTGGTGCGGGAGTACCCGGACACGGGTGACTTCCAGGGTACGAGCGTGATGAACTACGCTGACGCTGACGTGGGGTACACGCGTATCATTGAGCCTCGGCACTTCCACCCGGAGCGTGACTACCCTGGTGACCGGACGGTCATTATGAAGGAGTACTCGCGTTTCGCCGGGGAGGGTGACGAGCCGTACTACCCGGTGAACACGCCGCGGGACCGTGAGCGGCTGCTGGCCTACCGTGCCAGGGCCGAGGCGGAGCCGGGCGTGTACTTCGGCGGCCGGCTGGGGACCTACCAGTACCTTGACATGCACATGGCGATCGCCGCTGCCCTGAACATGTTCGACAACACCATCACACCACACTTCCACAAAGGCACCGTCAAGTGA
- a CDS encoding glycosyltransferase, translated as MSTTTRVLQRFVLPADSDDDILPLYAEGEILSVAPPPADKQDSDLPTGMAETARQSGGQIISRYSYRIPSQTRSSFGTYFNAFPAAYWRRWTIVTEVTLKVQVRGSGSVIVYKSNARGSAHRVASSRIGAQAEELAFKLPLDTFGDGGWYWFDVVADSADAVVEAAHWETEVPQETPSGRTTIGITTFNRPHDCATVLTQLGASKTLPSVLREVVVVDQGDRKVKDDPLFPDAQQSLGEHLRVVDQANLGGSGGFSRGMYEALEDGADYVLLLDDDVRIDPEGIVRATTFADLTRVPTIVGGHMFSMYERTMLHAYAEHIQPWRFWWEASRGTEHDHDLSKAPLRTTPWLHQRAEADYNGWWMCLIPTSVVRRIGLSLPFFIKWDDSEYGLRASEAGVPTVSFPGAAVWHVPWTDKDDSLDWQAYFHERNRLVATLLHSQYKYGGRFIKESMYDQIKHLLSSQYSVAELRLKAIEDVLSGPGHLQAGISTIVPEVRALRSGFDDATVERDPDAFPMVRRQNLPPKGENRGYPKTIVGRLTMAVKGTIKQALPVRESSLAHPEARVPWTDARWWVLSQFDSAVVSNSDGSGASWYHRDPVRFRDLLARSVVLHRRLRQEWDALQGSYRRQLDEVVGPQAWIRTFGIVPAGSKPRKAAVKGKKTAVKDGSRKSR; from the coding sequence ATGAGCACCACGACGCGAGTCCTCCAGCGTTTTGTCCTGCCCGCTGACAGTGACGACGACATTCTGCCGCTGTACGCTGAAGGCGAGATTCTCTCGGTGGCCCCGCCCCCTGCCGACAAGCAGGACAGCGACCTTCCCACCGGCATGGCCGAGACCGCGCGCCAGAGCGGCGGTCAGATTATCTCTCGGTACAGTTACCGGATTCCCTCCCAGACTCGGTCGTCCTTTGGTACCTACTTCAACGCCTTCCCGGCGGCGTACTGGCGTCGCTGGACCATAGTGACTGAGGTCACGCTGAAGGTTCAGGTCCGGGGATCCGGGTCCGTCATTGTCTACAAGTCCAATGCCCGGGGCTCTGCTCACCGTGTGGCCAGCTCCCGCATTGGCGCCCAGGCCGAGGAGCTGGCCTTCAAGCTGCCGCTGGACACCTTCGGCGACGGGGGCTGGTACTGGTTCGACGTCGTGGCCGACTCCGCCGACGCCGTCGTGGAGGCCGCCCACTGGGAGACCGAGGTTCCCCAGGAGACGCCCTCCGGACGCACCACTATCGGGATCACCACCTTTAACCGCCCGCACGACTGCGCCACCGTGCTCACCCAGCTAGGCGCCTCCAAGACCCTGCCGAGTGTGCTTCGCGAGGTCGTCGTCGTGGACCAGGGGGACCGGAAGGTCAAGGACGACCCGCTTTTCCCGGACGCTCAGCAGTCCCTGGGCGAGCACCTGCGTGTCGTGGACCAGGCCAACCTCGGTGGCTCGGGCGGCTTCTCGCGTGGCATGTACGAGGCCCTGGAGGACGGGGCCGACTACGTCCTGCTCCTGGACGACGACGTGCGTATCGACCCGGAGGGCATTGTGCGGGCGACCACCTTCGCGGACCTCACACGTGTGCCGACGATCGTGGGCGGGCACATGTTCTCCATGTATGAGCGCACCATGCTCCATGCCTACGCCGAGCACATCCAGCCCTGGCGCTTCTGGTGGGAGGCGTCCAGGGGCACCGAGCACGACCACGACCTGTCCAAGGCGCCGCTGCGTACCACACCCTGGCTGCATCAGCGTGCCGAGGCCGACTACAACGGCTGGTGGATGTGCCTCATCCCGACCTCCGTCGTCCGCCGGATCGGCCTCAGCCTGCCCTTCTTCATTAAGTGGGACGACTCCGAGTACGGTCTGCGGGCCAGCGAGGCCGGCGTGCCCACGGTCTCCTTCCCCGGGGCCGCTGTCTGGCACGTGCCGTGGACCGACAAGGACGACTCCCTGGACTGGCAGGCCTACTTCCACGAGCGCAACCGGCTGGTGGCGACCCTGCTCCACTCCCAGTACAAGTACGGCGGGCGGTTCATTAAGGAGTCGATGTACGACCAGATCAAGCACCTGCTGTCCTCTCAGTACTCAGTCGCGGAACTGCGTCTGAAGGCCATTGAGGACGTCCTCAGCGGCCCCGGCCACCTTCAAGCCGGGATCTCGACGATCGTGCCGGAGGTGCGGGCTCTGCGCTCGGGCTTCGATGACGCGACGGTGGAGAGGGATCCCGACGCCTTCCCCATGGTCCGGCGTCAGAACCTGCCCCCCAAGGGTGAGAACCGTGGCTACCCCAAGACCATCGTCGGCCGCCTCACCATGGCGGTCAAGGGCACCATTAAGCAGGCGCTGCCGGTCAGGGAGTCCTCCCTGGCCCACCCGGAGGCGCGCGTCCCGTGGACCGACGCCCGCTGGTGGGTGCTCTCCCAGTTCGACTCCGCCGTGGTGTCCAACTCCGACGGCTCGGGTGCCTCCTGGTACCACCGTGATCCCGTCCGGTTCCGTGACCTGCTGGCCCGCTCGGTCGTCCTGCACAGGCGCCTGCGCCAGGAGTGGGACGCTCTCCAGGGCAGCTATCGCAGGCAGCTCGACGAGGTCGTGGGGCCCCAGGCGTGGATCCGGACCTTCGGTATCGTCCCTGCTGGCTCCAAGCCCAGGAAGGCCGCCGTGAAGGGGAAGAAGACCGCCGTGAAGGACGGCTCTCGGAAGTCTCGGTGA
- the glf gene encoding UDP-galactopyranose mutase: MSYDVVVVGSGLFGLTVAERCANGLGLRVLVVERRDHIGGNAYSEADPVTGIEVHRYGAHLFHTSNERVWEYVNRFTSFTSYVHRVYTVHGGVVYPMPINLGTINQFFGAAYSPDEARRLVAEQAGELAGRDPGNLDDKGVSLIGRPLYEAFIKGYTGKQWQTDPRDLPASVISRLPVRYTYDNRYFSDRYEGLPVDGYTAWLERMADSPLIEVRTGVDFLDGSQPLSRDALRGRVPVVYTGAVDRYFDFCEGVLGWRTIDLVREYPDTGDFQGTSVMNYADADVGYTRIIEPRHFHPERDYPGDRTVIMKEYSRFAGEGDEPYYPVNTPRDRERLLAYRARAEAEPGVYFGGRLGTYQYLDMHMAIAAALNMFDNTITPHFHKGTSLNGEGTKA, encoded by the coding sequence GTGAGTTATGATGTCGTGGTTGTTGGCTCGGGTTTGTTCGGGTTGACGGTGGCTGAGCGGTGTGCTAATGGGCTTGGTCTGAGGGTTCTTGTTGTTGAGCGGCGTGATCATATTGGTGGTAACGCGTACTCGGAGGCTGATCCGGTTACCGGTATCGAGGTGCACCGGTATGGTGCGCACCTGTTCCACACGTCTAACGAGCGGGTGTGGGAGTACGTGAACAGGTTCACGTCGTTCACGTCGTACGTGCACCGTGTGTACACGGTGCATGGTGGGGTGGTGTACCCGATGCCGATCAACCTGGGGACGATCAACCAGTTCTTTGGTGCGGCGTACTCTCCTGACGAGGCGCGTCGGTTGGTGGCGGAGCAGGCGGGTGAGCTGGCTGGCAGGGATCCGGGGAACCTGGACGACAAGGGGGTCAGCCTGATCGGGCGGCCGTTGTACGAGGCGTTCATCAAGGGGTACACGGGTAAGCAGTGGCAGACGGATCCGCGGGATCTGCCGGCGTCGGTGATCTCGCGGCTGCCGGTGCGGTACACGTACGACAACCGGTACTTCAGTGACCGGTACGAGGGGCTGCCGGTGGACGGTTACACGGCCTGGCTGGAGCGGATGGCGGACAGCCCGCTGATCGAGGTGCGTACGGGGGTGGACTTCCTGGACGGGTCGCAGCCGCTGAGCCGGGACGCGCTGCGGGGGCGGGTGCCGGTGGTGTACACCGGGGCGGTGGACCGGTACTTCGACTTCTGTGAGGGGGTGCTGGGGTGGCGGACGATCGACCTGGTGCGGGAGTACCCGGACACGGGTGACTTCCAGGGTACGAGCGTGATGAACTACGCTGACGCTGACGTGGGGTACACGCGTATCATTGAGCCTCGGCACTTCCACCCGGAGCGTGACTACCCTGGTGACCGGACGGTCATTATGAAGGAGTACTCGCGTTTCGCCGGGGAGGGTGACGAGCCGTACTACCCGGTGAACACGCCGCGGGACCGTGAGCGGCTGCTGGCCTACCGTGCCAGGGCCGAGGCGGAGCCGGGCGTGTACTTCGGCGGCCGGCTGGGGACCTACCAGTACCTTGACATGCACATGGCGATCGCCGCGGCCCTGAACATGTTCGACAACACCATCACACCACACTTCCACAAAGGCACCTCCCTGAACGGAGAAGGAACCAAGGCATGA
- a CDS encoding acyltransferase family protein, producing MRHGIRSLGTARPRKTLRGDIQALRALAVLMVVGVHLWPSRLKGGFVGVDIFFVISGFLITSHLLRELDATGSISLGRFYARRVRRLLPAAYLVILVSAAGVVLLMPWDLWGRNFTELAASVGYVQNLWLTAQSVDYHAQGQAATVAQHYWSLSVEEQFYLVWPAVLLALRHLFGRRRYVQGGGDAMRARFRRFLALGSVVIVLVSFGFSLWFTGFSPRQAYFFTPVRFWEFMTGGCLAVLSPWISRVLGGAGALVLAVAAWAGLVVSGFVVDPAKPFPGWWAVLPVVSTASVIAAGCPGAVPGLRLLTDLRAVRLLGDASYSMYLWHWPFIILLPHLLGRAVLLPEKLVILVATTFLAVLTKRWVEEPGQRVNWGVRRTFAVTAGAMSVVLALCAGSVVWAHRSIASAAAVQRDFLDQECSGPAALLRTECRDHVNDPLVSTVLGQDAEYFREIPGCVWLSDAQDNGMPSVYECDYTPAGQKPYTVMLIGDSHAQQWEGTLNAVAKRNGWRMRLSLKGGCPITHLPLSIGDPKAEAECSRSQAAVDEYVLAQAPDVVVYSTYAIGEHVDDGTGRSQGEMYSDALGATWSRWAANGTRVVVVADTPLNDAVRPAECVTANASNPEVCARPRSEALPDSPMSTAVRALGDPRVTLVDLTDAFCDETRCYAAVGGLQVYYDYNHVQRAYAMKLVDQLDAGIKRQT from the coding sequence GTGAGGCACGGTATCCGTTCGCTGGGTACGGCACGCCCGAGGAAGACCCTCCGGGGGGACATCCAGGCCCTACGCGCGCTGGCGGTGCTCATGGTCGTCGGCGTCCACCTGTGGCCCTCGCGGCTCAAGGGCGGCTTCGTGGGGGTCGACATCTTCTTCGTCATCTCCGGCTTTCTCATCACCTCCCACCTCCTGCGTGAGCTCGACGCCACCGGCAGCATTAGCCTGGGGCGCTTCTACGCCCGACGTGTGCGGCGTCTCCTGCCTGCCGCCTACCTGGTCATCCTCGTCTCGGCGGCTGGTGTCGTCCTGCTCATGCCCTGGGACCTGTGGGGACGCAACTTCACCGAGCTGGCCGCCTCCGTCGGCTACGTGCAGAACCTCTGGCTGACGGCGCAGTCGGTGGACTACCACGCCCAGGGGCAGGCCGCCACCGTGGCCCAGCACTACTGGTCCCTGTCGGTCGAGGAGCAGTTCTACCTGGTGTGGCCTGCCGTCCTGCTGGCCCTACGTCACCTGTTTGGCCGACGCCGGTACGTCCAGGGGGGTGGGGACGCGATGAGAGCTCGTTTCCGCAGGTTCCTCGCGCTCGGGTCGGTCGTGATCGTCCTGGTGTCCTTCGGGTTCTCCCTGTGGTTTACTGGGTTCAGCCCGAGGCAGGCGTACTTCTTTACCCCGGTGCGTTTCTGGGAGTTTATGACCGGAGGGTGCCTCGCGGTTTTGTCTCCCTGGATCTCCCGGGTGCTCGGTGGCGCGGGCGCGCTCGTGCTGGCCGTGGCCGCCTGGGCGGGACTGGTGGTCAGCGGGTTCGTCGTGGACCCGGCGAAGCCCTTCCCGGGATGGTGGGCGGTCCTGCCGGTGGTGTCAACGGCGTCAGTCATTGCCGCTGGCTGCCCCGGGGCGGTGCCGGGACTGCGCCTCCTGACGGACCTCAGGGCGGTGCGCCTCCTGGGCGACGCCTCTTACTCGATGTACCTGTGGCACTGGCCGTTCATTATCCTGCTCCCTCATCTGCTGGGACGTGCCGTCCTGCTTCCTGAGAAGCTCGTTATCCTGGTGGCGACGACCTTCCTGGCGGTCCTGACCAAGAGGTGGGTCGAGGAGCCGGGACAGCGGGTGAACTGGGGTGTACGTCGTACCTTCGCCGTGACGGCCGGCGCCATGTCCGTGGTCCTGGCCCTGTGCGCCGGATCGGTGGTCTGGGCCCACAGGTCTATTGCGTCCGCCGCCGCGGTACAGCGGGACTTCCTCGACCAGGAGTGCTCCGGCCCGGCTGCCCTGCTCAGGACCGAGTGCCGCGACCACGTCAACGACCCCCTGGTATCGACCGTCCTGGGGCAGGACGCCGAGTACTTCCGGGAGATCCCCGGGTGCGTGTGGCTCTCCGACGCCCAGGACAACGGTATGCCGTCCGTCTACGAGTGCGACTACACTCCGGCCGGGCAGAAGCCTTACACGGTCATGCTCATTGGGGACTCCCACGCCCAGCAGTGGGAGGGCACCCTTAACGCCGTCGCCAAGCGTAACGGCTGGCGCATGCGCCTGAGTCTCAAGGGCGGGTGCCCTATTACCCACCTCCCCCTGTCCATCGGGGATCCCAAGGCTGAGGCAGAGTGCAGCAGGTCCCAGGCGGCCGTGGACGAGTACGTCCTGGCTCAGGCGCCGGACGTCGTCGTGTACTCCACGTACGCCATCGGGGAGCACGTCGACGACGGGACAGGACGCAGCCAGGGCGAGATGTACTCCGACGCCCTGGGGGCCACGTGGTCCCGGTGGGCGGCCAATGGTACGCGGGTGGTGGTCGTCGCGGACACGCCCCTCAACGACGCCGTCCGGCCGGCTGAGTGCGTGACCGCTAACGCCAGCAACCCGGAGGTGTGCGCCCGCCCGCGTTCCGAGGCGCTCCCGGACTCCCCCATGAGCACGGCAGTGAGGGCGCTGGGGGATCCTCGGGTCACCCTCGTGGACCTGACCGACGCCTTCTGCGACGAGACCCGGTGCTACGCGGCGGTCGGGGGCCTCCAGGTCTACTACGACTACAACCATGTCCAGCGGGCCTACGCCATGAAACTTGTGGACCAGCTCGACGCCGGGATCAAACGGCAGACATAA
- a CDS encoding glycosyltransferase, producing MTTRESPPEFSVLLPVYHKDRAAFLRRSLTSVTVDQELPPDEVLLVRDGPVPSSLEDVLVDAESGRLTDGVPVRVLRLERNQGLARALEEGLAAVSYDTVARQDADDISLPARFSCQLPLIAKGYELVGSAIQEFVDEADQEGLVRRQPASMEGIRRALSIRDPFNHPSVVFSASKVRSVGGYQDLDLMEDYWLFARMVHSGVRAVNVPEVLVRYRVGAGAYARRGGLRLLRSELTLQARMRRSGIVTRSQFVRNIVVRAGYRLVPTPVRATAYRGAQRALLRRRG from the coding sequence GTGACGACCCGGGAGAGCCCTCCGGAGTTCAGCGTCCTCCTTCCCGTCTACCACAAGGACCGGGCCGCGTTCCTGCGCCGTTCCCTGACGTCGGTGACCGTGGACCAGGAGCTGCCCCCTGACGAGGTGCTCCTGGTGCGTGACGGTCCGGTGCCGTCCAGCCTGGAGGACGTCCTCGTCGACGCCGAGTCCGGGAGGCTGACCGACGGCGTACCCGTGCGTGTGCTCAGGCTGGAGAGGAACCAGGGCCTGGCGCGGGCCCTGGAGGAGGGGCTCGCCGCCGTCTCGTACGACACCGTCGCGCGGCAGGACGCTGACGATATCTCACTGCCCGCTCGTTTCTCCTGCCAGCTGCCGCTGATAGCCAAGGGCTACGAGCTCGTCGGATCCGCTATTCAGGAGTTTGTTGACGAGGCCGACCAGGAGGGCCTGGTGAGGCGTCAGCCCGCGAGTATGGAGGGTATCCGTCGCGCCCTGAGCATCCGTGACCCCTTCAACCACCCCTCCGTGGTGTTCAGCGCGAGCAAGGTCCGTTCTGTCGGCGGCTACCAGGACCTGGATCTGATGGAGGACTACTGGCTCTTCGCCCGGATGGTCCACTCCGGGGTCCGGGCCGTCAACGTCCCGGAGGTCCTGGTACGTTACCGGGTCGGCGCCGGCGCCTACGCTCGTCGCGGCGGCCTGCGCCTGCTGCGTAGCGAGCTGACCCTCCAGGCCAGGATGCGCCGTTCCGGTATCGTGACACGTTCCCAGTTCGTGCGTAATATCGTCGTGCGGGCTGGATACAGGCTGGTGCCGACCCCGGTGAGGGCGACAGCCTACAGGGGGGCGCAGCGTGCGCTCCTGCGTCGTCGAGGCTGA